One genomic region from Cyanobium usitatum str. Tous encodes:
- the metH gene encoding methionine synthase, whose translation MTAAVAPQLVKRIGFLERLHGLGRPVLVFDGATGTSLQQMDLGPDDFGGAALEGCNENLVFTRPDAVQAVHRQFLEAGCDVIETDTFGATSLVLAEYDIADQTFALNKRAAELAREVAAAYSTPDKPRFVAGSMGPTTKLPTLGHIDFDTMKASFAEQAEGLLAGDVDLFIVETCQDVLQIKAALQGIEDAFAKTGQRRPLMVSVTMETTGTMLVGSDIAAVVAILEPFPIDVLGLNCATGPEQMKEHIRYLSEHSPFVVSCIPNAGLPENIGGVAHYRLTPLEMKMQLLHFVEDLGVQVIGGCCGTTPAHIAALTELAAELHPAARPVRTPQTQHARPLLQGEPAAASIYSTTPYHQDNSFLIIGERLNASGSKKVRELLAEEDWDGLVGVARGQVKENAHVLDVNVDYVGRDGERDMHELVSRLVTNVNLPLMLDSTEWQKMEAGLKVSGGKCILNSTNYEDGDERFFKVLELAKAYGAGVVVGTIDEEGMARTAERKFAIAQRAYRDAVEFGIPAHEIFYDPLALPISTGIEEDRLNGAATIEAIRRIRTDLPGVHVVLGVSNVSFGLSPAARIVLNSVFLHDCCEAGMDAAIISPAKILPLAKISPEHQQVCRDLIYDRRRFETNEPGAICSYDPLTVLTTLFEGVSAKEARASGPSLADLKVEERLKQHIIDGERIGLDASLNEALANYPPLQIINTFLLDGMKVVGELFGSGQMQLPFVLQSAETMKAAVAHLEPYMETAEGESSAKGKFLIATVKGDVHDIGKNLVDIILTNNGYEVVNLGIKQSCEAIIDAQQKHQADCIAMSGLLVKSTAFMKDNLEAFNQAGIAVPVILGGAALTPRFVNGDCRAAYQGQVIYGRDAFADLRFMDALMDAKAAGDWDDLQGFLGTIPEGLGITSPQSSAEEPAKADAAIEVAAISTPEATPSSELNDQSSNDQRSMAVAEESALEPPFWGSQVLTEQEIDLQEVFAYLDRNALFAGQWQLRKTQQQSREDYEAMLAEKAEPVLQHWMGRCLEEGLLSPRVAYGYFPCGRSGNAVVLFDPAKRQQQLGLFELPRQRSGNRYCIADFYRDLAIAADGSLLPTDVLPMQAVTMGEGATSFAQQLFKADQYTDYLYFHGLGVQMAEALAEWVHARIRRELGFADPAAMPLRDVLAQRYRGSRYSFGYPACPNVADSRQQLAWLGAERIGLSMDESDQLEPEQSTTALVALHSQARYFSA comes from the coding sequence ATGACTGCGGCAGTAGCACCCCAGCTGGTTAAGCGAATCGGCTTTCTTGAGCGCCTGCATGGGCTCGGGCGGCCGGTTCTGGTCTTTGACGGTGCCACAGGCACCTCGCTGCAGCAGATGGATCTGGGCCCCGATGATTTCGGCGGCGCCGCCCTTGAGGGCTGCAATGAAAATCTGGTTTTCACCCGCCCCGATGCGGTGCAGGCAGTGCATCGCCAGTTTTTGGAGGCGGGCTGCGATGTGATCGAAACCGACACCTTCGGGGCCACCTCGCTGGTGCTGGCTGAATACGACATCGCCGACCAGACCTTTGCCCTCAACAAGAGGGCAGCAGAGCTGGCCCGTGAAGTTGCCGCTGCCTACTCCACCCCAGACAAGCCGCGCTTCGTGGCTGGCTCCATGGGGCCGACCACCAAGCTGCCGACCCTCGGCCACATCGATTTCGACACGATGAAGGCATCGTTTGCTGAGCAGGCCGAAGGGCTGCTGGCGGGAGATGTGGATCTATTTATCGTCGAGACCTGCCAGGACGTACTGCAGATCAAGGCGGCCCTGCAGGGCATTGAGGACGCCTTCGCCAAGACCGGTCAGCGGCGTCCGTTGATGGTGAGCGTGACGATGGAGACCACTGGCACAATGTTGGTCGGCTCCGATATAGCTGCTGTGGTGGCGATCCTGGAGCCATTCCCGATTGATGTGCTGGGGCTCAACTGCGCCACGGGACCGGAGCAGATGAAGGAGCACATCCGCTACCTGAGTGAGCACAGTCCGTTTGTGGTGAGCTGTATCCCCAACGCCGGCCTGCCAGAAAACATTGGCGGTGTAGCCCACTACCGCTTGACCCCGCTCGAAATGAAGATGCAGTTGCTGCACTTCGTTGAAGATCTAGGCGTGCAGGTTATAGGTGGCTGCTGCGGCACCACCCCTGCCCACATCGCCGCATTGACCGAATTGGCAGCCGAGCTGCATCCAGCTGCTCGACCGGTGCGCACCCCCCAGACCCAGCACGCCCGCCCCCTGCTGCAGGGTGAGCCTGCCGCGGCCTCGATCTACAGCACCACGCCCTACCACCAGGACAATTCCTTCCTGATCATTGGTGAACGGCTTAACGCCAGCGGCAGCAAGAAAGTGCGCGAGCTGCTAGCTGAGGAGGATTGGGATGGCCTGGTGGGAGTGGCGCGGGGTCAGGTGAAGGAGAACGCCCACGTGCTCGACGTCAACGTCGATTACGTCGGTCGCGATGGTGAACGGGACATGCATGAGCTGGTGAGCCGTCTTGTCACCAACGTCAACCTGCCGTTGATGCTTGACTCCACCGAGTGGCAGAAAATGGAGGCCGGGCTCAAGGTGTCCGGTGGTAAATGCATCCTCAATTCCACCAACTACGAAGATGGGGATGAGCGTTTCTTCAAGGTGCTGGAGCTGGCCAAGGCCTATGGCGCCGGGGTGGTCGTTGGCACCATCGATGAAGAGGGCATGGCACGCACAGCCGAGCGCAAGTTTGCTATTGCCCAGCGCGCCTACCGAGATGCGGTTGAGTTTGGCATTCCTGCTCACGAGATTTTCTACGACCCCCTAGCCCTACCGATATCCACGGGCATTGAGGAAGATCGCCTCAATGGAGCAGCCACGATTGAGGCAATCCGCCGCATTCGCACGGACCTACCAGGGGTGCATGTGGTGCTGGGCGTCAGCAACGTCAGTTTCGGACTGTCGCCGGCTGCTCGGATTGTGCTCAATTCGGTGTTTCTGCACGACTGCTGCGAAGCCGGCATGGATGCGGCGATCATTAGCCCTGCCAAGATTCTGCCCCTAGCAAAGATCAGTCCAGAGCATCAGCAAGTGTGCCGCGATCTGATCTACGACCGGCGCCGCTTCGAGACCAATGAGCCGGGTGCTATTTGCAGCTACGACCCGCTCACCGTGCTCACCACCTTGTTTGAAGGGGTGAGCGCCAAAGAAGCCAGGGCCTCAGGCCCCTCCCTGGCCGACCTGAAGGTGGAGGAGCGTCTCAAGCAGCACATCATTGATGGTGAGCGCATCGGGCTTGATGCCTCCCTAAACGAAGCGCTTGCCAATTACCCGCCCCTGCAGATCATTAATACCTTTTTGCTCGACGGCATGAAGGTGGTGGGCGAACTCTTCGGCTCCGGCCAGATGCAATTGCCCTTCGTACTACAGAGCGCCGAAACCATGAAGGCGGCGGTAGCCCATCTCGAGCCCTACATGGAAACGGCCGAGGGAGAAAGCTCGGCCAAGGGTAAATTCCTGATCGCCACTGTTAAAGGTGACGTGCATGATATAGGTAAAAATCTTGTAGATATTATTCTCACTAATAACGGTTATGAGGTTGTCAATCTAGGCATCAAGCAGAGCTGCGAGGCCATTATCGATGCCCAGCAGAAGCATCAAGCAGACTGCATTGCCATGAGCGGTCTACTTGTGAAATCGACGGCCTTCATGAAAGACAATCTGGAAGCCTTTAATCAGGCTGGCATCGCCGTACCGGTAATACTTGGCGGAGCAGCACTTACGCCTAGGTTTGTAAATGGCGATTGTCGGGCCGCCTATCAAGGTCAAGTTATCTACGGCCGCGACGCATTTGCCGACCTGCGTTTCATGGACGCCCTGATGGATGCAAAGGCCGCTGGCGATTGGGATGACCTGCAGGGTTTCCTTGGAACGATTCCGGAGGGGCTTGGCATCACCTCCCCTCAGTCCTCCGCAGAAGAGCCTGCCAAGGCTGATGCGGCGATTGAAGTAGCAGCTATTTCCACCCCAGAAGCCACTCCCAGCTCGGAACTAAATGATCAGAGCTCAAATGATCAGCGCTCTATGGCTGTGGCCGAGGAGAGCGCCCTTGAGCCACCTTTCTGGGGCAGCCAGGTTTTGACAGAGCAGGAGATCGACCTGCAGGAAGTATTCGCTTACCTAGATCGCAACGCCCTATTTGCGGGCCAGTGGCAGCTGCGTAAGACCCAGCAGCAGAGCCGCGAAGACTACGAAGCCATGCTGGCCGAGAAGGCGGAGCCTGTTCTGCAGCACTGGATGGGTCGCTGTCTCGAGGAGGGCCTCCTGTCGCCGCGGGTGGCCTACGGCTATTTCCCTTGCGGCCGTAGTGGCAACGCCGTGGTCTTGTTTGACCCCGCTAAGCGCCAGCAACAATTAGGACTCTTTGAACTGCCCCGCCAGCGCTCAGGCAACCGCTATTGCATCGCTGATTTTTACCGAGATCTCGCAATTGCAGCCGATGGCTCTTTGCTGCCAACCGATGTGTTGCCGATGCAGGCCGTAACTATGGGCGAAGGCGCCACCAGCTTTGCCCAGCAGCTTTTTAAAGCCGATCAATACACCGATTACCTCTATTTCCATGGACTTGGGGTCCAGATGGCTGAGGCTTTGGCCGAATGGGTGCATGCGCGCATCAGGCGTGAGCTTGGCTTTGCTGATCCGGCCGCGATGCCGCTGCGCGACGTGCTGGCCCAGCGCTATCGGGGTAGCCGCTACTCCTTTGGCTACCCCGCCTGCCCAAACGTGGCCGACTCCCGCCAGCAGCTCGCCTGGCTCGGTGCCGAGCGGATTGGTCTTTCGATGGATGAGAGCGACCAACTCGAACCAGAGCAGAGCACTACTGCCCTGGTGGCCCTCCATAGCCAAGCCCGTTACTTCTCAGCCTGA
- a CDS encoding small RNA NsiR4-regulated ssr1528 family protein produces the protein MAIAGPGGVDAAIASGIDLDGTPIPAEMIALYTEVMDLESQRARSGVKKSMRNRIVKTGSKHFDQASLDERLKAAGWDGLKAKEIAFFYS, from the coding sequence ATGGCCATTGCCGGTCCAGGCGGCGTTGATGCCGCAATCGCCTCGGGCATCGACCTTGATGGCACCCCAATCCCCGCCGAGATGATCGCTCTCTATACGGAGGTAATGGACCTTGAAAGCCAGCGGGCCCGCAGCGGCGTCAAAAAATCGATGCGCAATCGCATCGTCAAGACAGGCTCGAAGCATTTCGACCAAGCCAGCCTTGATGAGCGGCTTAAGGCCGCCGGTTGGGATGGTTTGAAAGCTAAGGAGATTGCTTTTTTCTACTCCTGA
- a CDS encoding DUF2237 family protein: MSDFSQPAPASLNVLGEPLVVCGCQPMTGWFRDGHCRTNASDLGRHSVCCVVSDAFLRYSQAQGNDLSTPAPAYGFPGLKPGDHWCVCAPRWLEAYEDGMAPPVCLEATEDSALEVISLAILQANAA, encoded by the coding sequence ATGAGCGATTTCAGCCAGCCTGCCCCCGCTTCGCTAAATGTGCTGGGTGAACCCTTGGTGGTGTGCGGCTGCCAACCAATGACAGGTTGGTTCCGCGACGGTCATTGCCGCACCAATGCCTCCGACCTGGGACGTCACAGCGTCTGCTGCGTCGTTAGCGATGCCTTCTTGCGCTACAGCCAGGCCCAGGGAAACGACCTAAGTACCCCGGCGCCCGCCTACGGCTTCCCCGGTCTCAAGCCTGGAGACCATTGGTGTGTCTGCGCGCCGCGTTGGCTTGAGGCCTACGAGGACGGCATGGCACCACCGGTGTGCCTGGAGGCCACGGAGGACTCCGCTTTGGAGGTGATTTCCCTAGCAATCCTGCAAGCAAACGCTGCTTGA
- a CDS encoding SDR family NAD(P)-dependent oxidoreductase: MSSASPWQDWHGTGLVVGCGGIGQALLQELASIAPGLQLVGASRQDWRLPKDPLWGDVEFLALDLTDDSSLSALAASLENRPPLRLVINTAGLLHGPLLQPEKRLSQVNRQALERSFAVNAFAPLLLAQAIESLLSPADPFHFASLSARVGSIGDNQLGGWYAYRAAKAAQNQMLRTLALEWARRKPKGCVSLLHPGTTATGLSAPFQAGVPPDRLFSAERAARQLLNVLALLGPQQTGQFWAWDGQQIAW, encoded by the coding sequence ATGAGCTCAGCTTCGCCCTGGCAGGACTGGCACGGCACTGGCCTTGTGGTGGGGTGTGGCGGCATCGGCCAGGCCCTGCTCCAGGAGCTGGCCAGCATCGCCCCAGGGCTGCAGCTTGTGGGAGCCTCACGCCAGGACTGGCGCTTGCCAAAGGATCCCCTATGGGGCGATGTCGAGTTTTTAGCGCTGGATCTCACCGACGACTCCAGCCTCTCGGCGTTGGCAGCGAGCCTGGAGAATCGCCCCCCCCTGCGGCTGGTGATCAACACGGCCGGCCTGCTGCATGGGCCCCTGCTTCAACCGGAAAAGCGGCTCAGCCAGGTGAATCGCCAGGCCCTAGAGCGCAGCTTTGCGGTGAATGCCTTTGCGCCCCTTTTACTGGCCCAGGCGATCGAATCCCTGCTCAGCCCCGCAGACCCATTTCATTTCGCCAGCCTTTCGGCCCGGGTGGGAAGCATTGGCGATAACCAACTCGGTGGCTGGTACGCCTACCGGGCCGCAAAGGCTGCCCAAAATCAGATGCTGCGCACCCTGGCCCTGGAATGGGCTCGCAGAAAGCCCAAGGGGTGTGTGAGCCTGCTGCACCCCGGAACCACGGCCACGGGCCTCTCCGCTCCCTTCCAGGCCGGTGTGCCGCCAGATCGGTTGTTCAGCGCAGAGCGCGCTGCTCGACAGCTGCTCAACGTATTGGCGCTGCTTGGGCCGCAACAGACTGGGCAGTTCTGGGCCTGGGATGGCCAGCAAATCGCCTGGTAG
- a CDS encoding NAD(P)H-dependent glycerol-3-phosphate dehydrogenase, with the protein MGLSHDGSAYLPAASESMGIRIAVLGLGAWGQTLLERWGQQGHIVTGWSRRSGTSPVDLLANQDLVVSAVAMAGVQPLAEQLAPHWPTGLPLLSCSKGLDLQLLATATQLWSNQLAEAPLLVLSGPNLATEVRQGLPAASVIAAADQDLARRFQQQLSDTSLRLYTNTDPIGTEAAGALKNVMAVAAGISDGLALGANAKASLLCRGLAEIGVVLEGLGGATSTLYGLAGLGDLLATANSSLSRNYRCGVLLAEGCSEQQASERISATVEGPRTARAALQLASRKGWHLPICEQVVLVLEGHSTPAAAVKALMERDLRPEWQQS; encoded by the coding sequence ATGGGCTTGTCTCATGATGGCAGTGCCTACCTGCCTGCTGCTTCGGAGTCGATGGGCATTCGCATTGCCGTGTTGGGCCTGGGGGCTTGGGGGCAAACCCTGCTTGAGCGCTGGGGTCAGCAAGGTCACATCGTCACGGGTTGGTCCCGGCGATCTGGCACCAGTCCGGTGGACCTGCTGGCTAATCAGGATCTGGTGGTTTCGGCGGTAGCCATGGCAGGGGTCCAGCCCCTGGCTGAGCAGCTGGCTCCCCATTGGCCCACCGGACTGCCCCTATTGAGTTGCAGCAAGGGGTTGGATCTCCAGCTGCTGGCAACTGCCACCCAGCTCTGGTCAAATCAGTTGGCGGAGGCCCCCTTGCTGGTGCTGAGTGGGCCGAATCTGGCAACCGAGGTGCGCCAAGGACTACCCGCGGCCAGCGTGATCGCAGCTGCGGATCAGGATCTAGCCCGTCGCTTTCAGCAACAGCTCAGCGACACCTCGCTGCGCCTCTACACAAACACCGATCCGATCGGCACCGAGGCTGCAGGGGCCCTCAAAAACGTGATGGCCGTGGCGGCAGGCATCTCCGATGGTCTGGCGCTAGGTGCAAACGCCAAGGCCTCCCTGCTCTGCCGGGGCTTAGCCGAGATTGGCGTGGTGTTGGAGGGTTTGGGCGGTGCCACCAGCACTCTCTACGGCCTGGCTGGCTTGGGTGATCTGTTGGCGACTGCTAACAGCAGCCTCAGCCGCAACTATCGCTGTGGCGTGCTTCTGGCCGAGGGCTGCAGCGAACAGCAGGCAAGCGAGCGCATCTCAGCAACCGTTGAGGGTCCTCGCACGGCCAGAGCGGCCCTGCAGCTTGCCAGCCGCAAAGGCTGGCATCTGCCGATCTGCGAGCAGGTTGTGCTGGTGCTCGAAGGCCACAGCACCCCTGCAGCCGCCGTCAAGGCTCTGATGGAGCGAGATCTGCGGCCCGAGTGGCAGCAATCATGA
- a CDS encoding PhzF family phenazine biosynthesis protein, with product MSLPGSAVVPLVARPAVLVEAFADEPCCGNGAAVVHLDQPLGDVSLQAIARSLNQSETAFLLQQQGRWTLRWFTPSCEVPLCGHATLAALLALGHWQQLAPGRGLELFTRSGLLAVALDASGSSGQLVLPSAGLLPAEPAPALIRLLHKRLGASPLAYWSSGLGYRVALLTPEVALAQLPGLAAELEGPDRAGLVLMQAIDTGSINDRPCVLGRPADYQLRFFAPGLGIDEDPVTGSAHALVAPFWLDRLGRSSVVGWQCSPRPGGMVCESSSSGMIRLSGSGHLLWNGTLWVQADGSGAESWASLVACA from the coding sequence ATGAGCTTGCCGGGCTCTGCCGTCGTGCCCCTTGTCGCCCGGCCAGCTGTGCTGGTTGAGGCCTTTGCTGATGAACCTTGTTGCGGCAACGGTGCGGCCGTGGTGCATCTAGACCAGCCCTTGGGCGATGTTTCCCTGCAGGCCATTGCCCGCAGTCTCAACCAGTCTGAGACGGCTTTCTTGCTGCAGCAGCAGGGCCGCTGGACCCTGCGCTGGTTCACCCCCAGCTGCGAAGTCCCCCTCTGCGGCCATGCCACCCTTGCCGCCCTGCTGGCCTTGGGCCACTGGCAGCAGCTGGCGCCCGGCAGGGGATTGGAGCTGTTCACCCGCAGTGGCCTCCTGGCGGTAGCCCTTGATGCCAGCGGCAGCTCAGGGCAGCTGGTGCTGCCCAGCGCTGGTCTGCTGCCGGCCGAGCCAGCGCCAGCGCTGATCCGGTTGCTGCATAAACGCCTAGGAGCCTCACCCCTGGCCTACTGGAGCTCAGGCCTCGGTTATCGGGTGGCCTTGCTAACGCCAGAGGTCGCGCTGGCCCAGTTGCCTGGCCTGGCTGCGGAATTAGAGGGTCCTGATCGGGCCGGCTTGGTGTTGATGCAGGCCATCGATACCGGATCGATAAACGACCGTCCCTGCGTGCTTGGACGGCCAGCCGACTACCAGCTGCGTTTCTTCGCTCCCGGCCTTGGCATTGATGAGGATCCGGTAACTGGATCTGCCCACGCGCTGGTTGCCCCTTTTTGGCTCGATCGCCTAGGCCGCAGCTCCGTGGTGGGTTGGCAGTGCTCGCCGCGGCCGGGGGGGATGGTGTGCGAAAGCTCTTCTTCGGGCATGATCCGACTTAGCGGTTCGGGTCATCTCCTTTGGAACGGCACATTGTGGGTGCAGGCAGATGGATCCGGAGCCGAGTCCTGGGCTTCCCTGGTCGCCTGCGCCTGA
- a CDS encoding SpoIID/LytB domain-containing protein, which translates to MAVVAVAVGFAAQGLAPRPYGAAQGELLDALIVTPPPAQDTTSAAEQLRRLEARRATPQANAPANASLGLVEPDAGPGVDLEIRVALLGAGSKPDLSASGAWQVVSRDGQLLQQGGAGSSVNLSELWLQGPEAWLQTSGSSLLVNGRPYGGRLRLIPESGALRVVNHVGLETYIGAVVGAEMPSSWSLEALRAQAVAARSYALAHMARPANRHWHLGDTTRWQAYKGLSSSNERTRQAAASTAGMILSYQGAIVESLYAANRQISLEAHGHLGASMSQHGAQDLAKQGYRYNQILGHYYQGASLARLKAGAS; encoded by the coding sequence ATGGCTGTTGTGGCCGTGGCGGTGGGATTTGCGGCCCAGGGCCTGGCTCCCCGACCCTATGGGGCCGCCCAGGGCGAGTTGCTGGATGCCCTTATTGTTACGCCGCCCCCGGCGCAAGACACCACTAGCGCAGCTGAGCAATTGCGCCGTCTCGAGGCGCGCCGGGCCACACCTCAAGCAAATGCCCCTGCCAATGCCAGCCTCGGCCTGGTTGAGCCCGATGCGGGTCCGGGAGTCGATCTAGAAATCCGCGTCGCCCTGCTCGGCGCCGGTTCCAAGCCCGATCTCTCCGCCAGCGGAGCCTGGCAGGTGGTCAGCCGAGATGGCCAGCTGCTCCAACAGGGCGGCGCTGGCAGTTCGGTGAACCTCAGTGAACTCTGGCTCCAGGGCCCAGAGGCCTGGCTACAGACCAGTGGGAGCTCCCTACTGGTTAACGGCCGCCCCTATGGAGGTCGCCTGCGTCTGATACCGGAGAGTGGCGCGCTCAGGGTGGTCAATCACGTTGGTCTCGAGACCTACATCGGTGCCGTGGTTGGAGCTGAGATGCCTAGCAGCTGGTCGCTAGAGGCTCTGCGGGCCCAGGCCGTAGCCGCCCGCTCCTATGCCCTCGCCCACATGGCTCGCCCAGCCAACCGTCACTGGCATCTTGGTGACACAACCCGCTGGCAGGCCTACAAGGGCCTCTCCAGCAGCAACGAACGCACCCGCCAGGCTGCCGCTAGCACCGCCGGCATGATCCTCAGCTATCAGGGCGCCATCGTGGAAAGTCTTTATGCCGCAAACCGCCAGATATCCCTGGAAGCCCATGGCCATCTCGGCGCAAGCATGAGCCAGCACGGCGCCCAGGATCTGGCTAAGCAGGGCTATCGCTACAACCAGATTCTTGGTCACTACTACCAGGGAGCATCCCTGGCCCGCCTCAAGGCTGGTGCGAGCTGA
- a CDS encoding ATP adenylyltransferase family protein — protein sequence MRAERIWQLALQLSSQAEASGSLVPLATEVLAAPQQQPFVLRRLLSTTPKHLRRGGPKPNPFLPWEQALEVERLSSGHVVLLNKYPVQAGHLLLITDSWQPQSGWLSADDWRGVSFLARDTGGLWFFNSCAASGASQPHRHLQLLPRRAGEASTPLAAAIQAQLDRDERPWPWAYRLSRRKDALGGRDLAALYLEHAEQLGLGHPCQDPQPRHPYNLLFDDNWLLTVRRTQEHCAGFSLNALAFAGYLLATESSDLELLEREGPWALLQAVAAAPDVSL from the coding sequence GTGCGAGCTGAACGCATCTGGCAGCTGGCGCTGCAGTTATCCAGCCAGGCGGAGGCCAGCGGCTCCCTGGTTCCGCTAGCTACCGAGGTCCTGGCCGCTCCGCAGCAGCAGCCATTTGTGTTGCGGCGTTTGCTGAGCACCACCCCCAAACACCTACGCCGGGGTGGCCCCAAGCCCAATCCCTTTTTGCCCTGGGAGCAAGCCCTGGAAGTGGAAAGGCTCAGCAGCGGCCATGTGGTGCTGCTCAACAAATATCCAGTGCAGGCGGGCCATCTGCTGCTGATCACGGACTCCTGGCAGCCGCAATCCGGCTGGCTTTCTGCGGATGACTGGCGCGGGGTCTCTTTCCTGGCCAGGGACACAGGTGGGCTGTGGTTCTTCAACAGTTGTGCCGCCTCCGGCGCCAGCCAGCCCCACCGGCATCTGCAGCTGCTGCCCCGCCGAGCTGGAGAAGCCAGCACGCCCCTGGCTGCGGCAATCCAAGCTCAGCTGGATAGGGACGAGCGGCCCTGGCCCTGGGCCTATCGGCTGAGTCGCCGCAAAGATGCCCTCGGGGGTAGGGATCTAGCTGCCCTGTACCTGGAGCATGCCGAGCAGCTGGGCTTGGGCCATCCGTGCCAGGACCCCCAGCCCAGGCATCCGTACAACCTGCTCTTCGACGACAACTGGCTGCTCACCGTGCGGCGCACCCAGGAACATTGCGCTGGCTTCAGCCTCAATGCCCTTGCCTTTGCTGGCTATTTACTGGCCACGGAAAGTTCCGATCTCGAGCTACTGGAGCGAGAGGGCCCTTGGGCCCTACTGCAGGCGGTTGCCGCTGCCCCCGACGTGAGCCTGTGA
- a CDS encoding sigma-70 family RNA polymerase sigma factor, producing MTQSIKTKSLCRRALQQRNQRVNQYRALVTPIALHYCRRCPEPLDDLVQVGLMGLLRAAELYKPQTATPFEAFARPHIRGAILHYLRDSASAVRLPRRQMELHDKLRQLKASWSSDHGQEPSCDDLRLALQLNLDQWQELLRGQALARPLDLQTGYEETRLQGDEGVRLWESEITGADDWDHQGAEVRQQLACLEPGLRRVIQKVVLSGWSYRRTAALLQVSPMTVQRRLKQGLAQLRSALLKADAFPTLSCQPRSHPAPSVAPAC from the coding sequence ATGACCCAATCGATCAAAACCAAATCCCTCTGCCGCCGCGCCCTCCAACAACGCAACCAGCGGGTCAACCAGTACCGCGCTCTGGTGACCCCAATCGCTTTGCACTACTGCCGCCGCTGTCCCGAGCCCCTCGACGATCTGGTTCAGGTGGGACTGATGGGCCTGCTAAGAGCCGCCGAGCTCTATAAACCGCAAACAGCAACTCCTTTCGAGGCCTTTGCTAGACCCCACATCCGTGGCGCCATCCTGCATTACCTGCGCGATTCGGCATCGGCCGTGCGGTTGCCTCGCCGGCAGATGGAGCTACACGACAAGCTGCGTCAATTGAAGGCCAGCTGGAGCAGTGACCACGGGCAGGAGCCCAGCTGCGATGATCTGCGCCTGGCTCTGCAGCTCAACCTCGACCAATGGCAAGAATTGCTGCGTGGTCAAGCTTTGGCCAGGCCTCTGGACCTGCAGACCGGCTACGAGGAAACCAGGCTGCAAGGTGATGAAGGAGTCAGGCTTTGGGAGTCTGAAATCACTGGCGCCGATGACTGGGACCATCAAGGGGCTGAAGTGCGTCAGCAACTTGCTTGCCTTGAGCCCGGACTACGTCGCGTAATCCAGAAGGTCGTGCTCTCGGGCTGGAGCTACCGGCGCACGGCAGCCCTGCTGCAGGTGAGTCCGATGACGGTGCAGCGAAGACTTAAGCAGGGCCTGGCACAGCTGCGCTCCGCCCTCCTTAAAGCAGACGCGTTCCCAACTCTCAGCTGCCAGCCGAGGTCCCATCCCGCTCCATCTGTCGCTCCAGCGTGCTGA